Proteins encoded by one window of Gopherus evgoodei ecotype Sinaloan lineage unplaced genomic scaffold, rGopEvg1_v1.p scaffold_32_arrow_ctg1, whole genome shotgun sequence:
- the LOC115640714 gene encoding protein Bouncer-like: MGKALLLCLAALTCAGLGVALQCLKCDFTAFDAPCELTPVTCPAGQLCATVRGHAAGHKTIVRKNCVDEVKCSTQDMATWAGVSYTTSYTCCQGDFCN, from the exons ATGGgcaaagctctgctcctgtgcctGGCCGCTCTGACCTGCGCCGGCCTGG GCGTGGCCCTGCAGTGCCTGAAATGTGACTTCACGGCGTTCGACGCCCCATGTGAGCTCACCCCGGTCACCTGCCCGGCCGGGCAGCTCTGTGCCACCGTCCGGGGCCACGCAG cCGGCCACAAGACGATTGTGCGGAAGAACTGCGTGGACGAGGTGAAATGCAGCACCCAGGACATGGCGACCTGGGCCGGCGTCTCCTACACCACCTCCTACACCTGCTGCCAGGGCGACTTCTGCAATTAG